The following coding sequences lie in one Arachis ipaensis cultivar K30076 chromosome B05, Araip1.1, whole genome shotgun sequence genomic window:
- the LOC107642673 gene encoding homeobox-leucine zipper protein HAT22 yields the protein MGLDQDANNNNNNKSSSSGLELVLGLSLTTTTATPPPPSSKPKPYSCHHEAPEPSLTLGLSGESFQQVLKSNNNKGAEEPTSGEMCRQASSPHSSAVSSFSSGGCRVVGACVKRERDLSSCEEADGDGDGERVSSRVSDEDEDGSNARKKLRLTKEQSALLEDSFKQHSTLNPKQKQALARQLNLRPRQVEVWFQNRRARTKLKQTEVDCEFLKKCCETLTDENRRLKKELQELKALKLAQPLYMPMPAATLTICPSCERLSNDPPAKPHFYNPFTNPSAAC from the exons ATGGGTCTTGATCAAGAtgccaacaacaataacaataataagtcCTCCTCCTCAGGCCTCGAGCTTGTTCTAGGGTTATCTCTCACCACCACCACGGCCACACCACCTCCTCCGTCAAGCAAACCCAAGCCGTATTCCTGTCATCATGAGGCACCAGAGCCATCTCTAACGCTGGGTCTATCCGGCGAGAGCTTCCAGCAGGTTCTgaaaagcaataataataaagGCGCAGAGGAGCCTACAAGTGGTGAAATGTGTAGACAGGCTTCATCGCCACACAGTAGCGCAGTTTCGTCGTTCTCAAGTGGGGGGTGCAGGGTGGTGGGGGCGTGCGTGAAGAGGGAGAGGGATCTTAGCAGCTGTGAAGAGGCAGATGGTGATGGCGATGGCGAGAGAGTTTCTTCGAGAGTGAGCGACGAAGACGAAGACGGCAGCAATGCCCGAAAGAAGCTGAGGCTCACAAAGGAACAATCTGCTCTTCTTGAAGATAGCTTCAAACAACACAGCACTCTCAATCCT AAACAGAAGCAAGCTTTGGCGAGGCAGTTAAATCTGAGGCCTCGGCAAGTAGAAGTGTGGTTCCAGAATAGGAGAGCGAGAACAAAGCTGAAGCAGACGGAAGTGGACTGCGAGTTCTTGAAGAAATGCTGCGAAACATTGACGGACGAGAACAGAAGGCTAAAGAAGGAGCTTCAAGAACTGAAGGCGCTCAAGCTGGCACAACCCTTGTACATGCCTATGCCGGCGGCAACGCTCACCATCTGCCCCTCTTGCGAGAGGCTCTCCAACGACCCCCCCGCCAAGCCTCACTTCTATAACCCCTTCACCAACCCCTCTGCAGCATGTTGA